In one Alphaproteobacteria bacterium genomic region, the following are encoded:
- a CDS encoding elongation factor Tu, producing LRFAIREGGRTVGAGVVAKILK from the coding sequence TTGCGCTTCGCGATTCGCGAAGGTGGACGCACTGTGGGTGCAGGTGTTGTTGCTAAAATCTTGAAATAG